A portion of the Salinigranum marinum genome contains these proteins:
- a CDS encoding aldo/keto reductase produces the protein MDCAFVGAGAVAEKYAAGLAESSLRLTAVCDRDGDRARTLARDHDAAAYTDLSALLAAEPAPLVVNLTSHAAHAPVTERCLDAGRHVFSEKPLALDPAAAAELVAAARERALALGCAPITHRCDAQRHARRLVADGRLGRVRLAYATAHVGRVTEWHDRPDSFLAVGPLYDGAVYPLSLLVAWFGPVDRVRRADAVDAWPSGEKRPGRPPHVEATIEFAAGPVVSLRASFYVDHRSREFYGLELHGDDGTLYLDDAGALAADRDAVTVRGGDRQPTVAPHPQPRATTRHLAGPERLARAVERGEAPRGGARRSAHVVAVCAAIEAAAERGESVPVEGDGVPEPKRRDPTVRPPADSPIRSALRLPPVGFGCSRYRDGDYVDRIDSIATALDAGYRLLDSAELYGNESRIGDLLAAPRSPDRESLFVVGKPWNTNHGPDHLATACEGSLSELGIDAFDCYALHWPEAWAHQGPLRALASRPVAEQERLTFPTDADGAPERANHDLVDTWRRLERLHDRGLTRTLGICNVTLPQLARLVDAARVPPALVQVERHPFRPRRALVSWCHARGIRVVAHSPLSAPGLLEEPAVEWVAEATGATPAEAVLAWNVQRGVVPIPSSTDPEHVVSNLAAARLRLSEAHLGRLDALADPDFER, from the coding sequence GTGGACTGTGCATTCGTCGGAGCGGGCGCCGTCGCCGAGAAGTACGCGGCCGGGCTGGCTGAGTCGTCGCTCCGGCTGACGGCCGTCTGTGACCGCGACGGCGACCGGGCGCGGACCCTCGCTCGCGACCACGACGCCGCGGCGTACACCGATCTCTCGGCGCTTCTCGCGGCCGAACCCGCCCCGCTCGTCGTCAACCTCACCAGCCACGCGGCGCACGCGCCGGTGACCGAACGATGTCTCGACGCCGGGCGGCACGTCTTCTCGGAGAAACCGCTGGCGCTCGATCCGGCGGCCGCCGCCGAACTGGTCGCCGCCGCCCGGGAGCGTGCGCTCGCGCTCGGTTGTGCGCCCATCACTCACCGGTGCGACGCCCAGCGACACGCCCGACGCCTCGTGGCCGATGGCCGGCTCGGCCGCGTCCGCCTCGCGTACGCGACCGCCCACGTCGGCCGCGTGACCGAGTGGCACGACCGCCCCGACTCGTTCCTCGCTGTGGGGCCGCTGTACGACGGCGCGGTCTACCCGCTGTCGCTCCTCGTCGCGTGGTTCGGCCCCGTCGACCGGGTGCGTCGTGCTGACGCCGTCGACGCCTGGCCCTCCGGTGAAAAACGACCGGGACGACCGCCGCACGTCGAGGCCACGATCGAGTTCGCCGCCGGCCCGGTCGTCTCGCTCCGAGCGAGCTTCTACGTCGACCACCGGAGCCGGGAGTTCTACGGCCTCGAACTGCACGGCGACGACGGCACCCTCTATCTCGACGACGCGGGCGCACTGGCCGCAGACCGCGACGCCGTCACGGTCCGCGGGGGCGACCGTCAACCGACCGTCGCACCGCATCCGCAGCCGCGGGCGACGACCCGACATCTCGCTGGCCCGGAACGGCTCGCACGGGCCGTCGAGCGGGGCGAGGCTCCTCGCGGCGGTGCCCGCCGGTCCGCCCACGTCGTCGCCGTCTGTGCGGCGATCGAGGCCGCGGCCGAACGCGGCGAGTCGGTTCCGGTCGAGGGCGACGGTGTGCCCGAACCGAAACGAAGAGACCCGACCGTCCGCCCGCCCGCCGACTCACCGATCCGTTCGGCGCTGCGGCTCCCGCCCGTCGGCTTCGGCTGCTCGCGCTACCGCGACGGCGACTACGTCGACCGGATCGATTCGATCGCGACGGCGCTCGACGCCGGCTACCGCCTGTTGGACTCCGCGGAACTGTACGGCAACGAGTCCCGGATCGGCGACCTCCTCGCCGCACCGAGGTCGCCGGACCGGGAGTCGCTGTTCGTCGTCGGCAAGCCGTGGAACACGAACCACGGCCCCGACCACCTCGCGACCGCCTGCGAGGGCTCGCTTTCCGAACTCGGGATCGACGCGTTCGACTGCTACGCGCTCCACTGGCCGGAGGCGTGGGCCCACCAGGGACCCCTGCGTGCGCTCGCGTCGCGCCCCGTCGCCGAACAGGAGCGGCTGACGTTTCCGACCGACGCCGACGGCGCCCCCGAGCGCGCGAACCACGACCTGGTCGACACCTGGCGACGGCTCGAACGGCTCCACGACCGTGGGTTGACCCGGACGCTCGGGATCTGCAACGTGACGCTCCCCCAGCTCGCGCGGCTGGTCGACGCCGCGCGGGTCCCCCCGGCGCTCGTCCAGGTCGAGCGGCACCCGTTCCGTCCCCGACGGGCGCTCGTCTCGTGGTGTCACGCGCGGGGGATCCGCGTCGTCGCGCACTCGCCGCTGTCCGCCCCCGGCTTGCTCGAAGAGCCGGCCGTGGAATGGGTCGCCGAGGCGACCGGGGCGACACCCGCCGAGGCGGTCCTCGCGTGGAACGTCCAGCGCGGGGTCGTCCCCATCCCGTCGAGTACGGACCCGGAGCACGTCGTGTCGAACCTCGCGGCCGCGCGACTGCGGCTTTCGGAGGCTCACCTCGGGCGACTGGACGCCCTCGCTGACCCCGACTTCGAGCGATGA
- a CDS encoding helix-turn-helix domain-containing protein has protein sequence MSDTDSERESALLLTLSLWHPGCWVLNVSERIDVGLLGYGIYPRADGRATTRYTHYGDDRATVEEALTTIRGHPAVEAVMPMVDGYCRTDTARPGNATRELLVEHDATTQISDAFTSRGFTYAAPCDTSGGRERWRLYVTADRDAVRSRLDEIRTAEDAEIVVESISPVSRARRTDPLPIDRLSHRQREVFQLSRRRGYYRHPATATAAELAAELGITTSTFHEHLHKAEEKLLDRSREA, from the coding sequence ATGAGTGACACGGACTCCGAGCGGGAGTCGGCGCTCCTGCTCACGCTGTCTCTCTGGCACCCGGGTTGCTGGGTGCTGAACGTGAGCGAGCGGATCGACGTCGGTCTCTTGGGCTACGGTATCTACCCCCGCGCGGACGGCCGGGCGACGACCCGCTACACGCACTACGGCGACGATCGGGCGACGGTCGAGGAGGCGCTCACGACGATCCGTGGCCACCCCGCCGTCGAGGCAGTCATGCCGATGGTCGACGGCTACTGTCGGACAGACACGGCCAGACCCGGGAACGCGACACGCGAGCTCCTGGTCGAACACGACGCGACGACGCAGATCAGCGACGCGTTCACCTCGCGCGGCTTCACCTACGCAGCCCCCTGTGACACCTCGGGGGGTCGCGAACGGTGGCGGCTGTACGTCACCGCCGACCGCGACGCGGTGAGGTCGCGACTCGACGAGATCCGAACCGCGGAGGACGCCGAGATCGTCGTCGAGTCGATCTCGCCCGTGAGCCGGGCGCGTCGGACGGATCCGCTCCCGATCGATCGGTTGTCACACCGACAGCGCGAAGTGTTTCAGCTGAGCCGGAGGCGTGGCTACTACCGGCACCCGGCGACGGCCACGGCGGCGGAGCTTGCGGCCGAACTCGGGATCACCACGTCGACGTTTCACGAACACCTCCACAAGGCCGAAGAGAAGCTGTTGGACCGGTCCCGGGAGGCGTAG
- a CDS encoding DUF7475 family protein: MAQASATRDEGPSLALGSLGTLHWVGIVLAAITGVIHLVLGVSFLPSPFGVAFVVAGVGFGLGIAAILLDYRRRLFYVLGALFTLGQVVLWYQVNAADIAAGDVGTIDIVDKVAQVLLVAVLVVLYRRES, encoded by the coding sequence ATGGCACAAGCGAGCGCGACGCGCGACGAGGGGCCCTCGTTGGCACTCGGATCGCTGGGGACGCTCCACTGGGTCGGCATCGTCTTGGCGGCGATCACGGGCGTGATACACCTCGTTCTCGGTGTCAGCTTCCTGCCGTCGCCGTTCGGCGTCGCGTTCGTCGTCGCCGGTGTCGGGTTCGGGCTGGGCATCGCCGCGATCCTCCTCGACTACCGCCGCCGGCTCTTCTACGTCCTCGGTGCTCTGTTCACGCTCGGGCAGGTGGTCCTGTGGTACCAGGTGAACGCCGCGGACATCGCCGCCGGCGACGTCGGCACCATCGACATCGTCGACAAGGTCGCCCAGGTGCTGTTGGTCGCCGTGCTCGTCGTCCTCTACCGACGAGAGAGCTGA
- a CDS encoding alpha/beta hydrolase, translating into MSGTSSPLPGLELVTESPADAASTPPVLFVHGAYVGAWCWAEHFLPALADRGYAAHAVSLRGHGGSDGSLASAGIDDFVADVRTAVERLDRPPVLVGHSMGGVVVQRYLQRYDAPAAALLAAIPPQGMAGLTVEFALRDPTTWIQFGLLQTVGPGPTSPRVMRRALFSADLPDARVEAYARRVQQESPRALAELTGPAVTGRVPSDLPTLVLGADADAIVPSWAVEATARAFDTDATFVPDVAHAMMLDTGWERVASTLAEWLDGIDPAS; encoded by the coding sequence GTGTCTGGTACGTCCTCCCCTCTCCCCGGGCTGGAACTCGTGACCGAATCGCCGGCCGACGCCGCGTCGACCCCACCCGTTCTGTTCGTCCACGGCGCGTACGTCGGGGCCTGGTGCTGGGCTGAACACTTCCTGCCGGCCCTCGCCGACCGCGGCTACGCTGCCCACGCGGTGAGCCTCCGGGGGCACGGGGGCAGCGACGGGAGCCTCGCGAGCGCCGGGATCGACGACTTCGTCGCGGACGTCCGCACGGCCGTCGAGCGACTCGACCGCCCGCCCGTGCTGGTCGGACACTCGATGGGCGGTGTCGTGGTTCAGCGGTACCTCCAGCGGTACGACGCGCCGGCCGCGGCGCTCCTGGCCGCGATCCCGCCGCAGGGAATGGCCGGCTTGACGGTCGAGTTCGCCCTCCGCGACCCGACGACGTGGATACAGTTCGGCCTCCTCCAGACGGTCGGGCCCGGGCCGACGTCGCCGCGCGTGATGCGTCGTGCGCTGTTCTCGGCGGATCTCCCCGACGCCCGCGTCGAGGCCTACGCGCGACGGGTCCAGCAGGAGTCCCCACGCGCGCTCGCCGAACTGACGGGGCCGGCGGTCACCGGTCGCGTTCCGAGCGACCTCCCGACGCTGGTTCTCGGGGCCGACGCGGACGCGATCGTTCCGTCGTGGGCGGTCGAGGCGACCGCACGGGCGTTCGACACGGACGCGACGTTCGTCCCGGACGTCGCACACGCGATGATGCTCGACACGGGCTGGGAGCGGGTGGCGTCGACGCTCGCCGAGTGGCTCGACGGGATCGACCCCGCGTCGTAG
- a CDS encoding SprT-like domain-containing protein: protein MTEPASTTAPPATRGELLDRAASYAERVPLDVDHAAIEWELSERAKRRAGACLFDPETGRCTVRLTWAAYRAYGWPTFTGVVRHELIHAWEYQRFGASDHGDRFRRVAREVDAPIRCPTFAAPRLRLGCTREGCSWTPTRHRASATVTYPERRRCGSCGSRYVVEHVDTGETWTTHQGYERARARIGGEW, encoded by the coding sequence ATGACCGAGCCGGCCTCCACGACGGCTCCCCCAGCGACCCGGGGAGAGTTGCTCGACCGCGCCGCGTCGTACGCCGAGCGTGTCCCGCTCGACGTCGACCACGCCGCCATCGAGTGGGAGCTCTCGGAGCGGGCGAAGCGACGCGCGGGCGCCTGTCTCTTCGACCCGGAGACGGGGCGGTGTACGGTCCGGCTGACGTGGGCGGCCTACCGCGCGTACGGCTGGCCGACGTTCACGGGCGTCGTCCGCCACGAACTGATCCACGCGTGGGAGTACCAGCGGTTCGGCGCGTCGGACCACGGCGACCGGTTCCGGCGGGTCGCACGCGAGGTCGACGCGCCCATCCGGTGTCCGACCTTCGCGGCCCCACGGCTCCGACTCGGATGCACTCGCGAGGGGTGTTCGTGGACGCCCACCCGGCACCGCGCGTCGGCGACCGTCACGTACCCCGAGCGTCGGCGGTGTGGGTCGTGTGGCTCCCGGTACGTCGTCGAACACGTCGACACGGGCGAGACGTGGACGACCCACCAAGGGTACGAGCGGGCACGGGCACGGATCGGCGGCGAGTGGTGA
- a CDS encoding PadR family transcriptional regulator yields MFNLTGFQRDLLYAISSQSKPSGQEIKEVLERDVEEVRHGRLYPNLDTLVDQEYVEKGQLDRRTNYYEITEKGEKLLRERREWENDRVEFFS; encoded by the coding sequence ATGTTTAATCTAACCGGATTTCAGCGGGACCTCCTGTACGCGATCTCCTCGCAGTCGAAGCCGTCGGGTCAGGAGATCAAGGAGGTCCTGGAGCGGGACGTCGAAGAAGTCAGACACGGCCGCCTCTACCCGAACCTCGACACGCTCGTCGACCAGGAGTACGTCGAGAAGGGGCAACTCGACCGACGCACGAACTACTACGAGATCACCGAGAAGGGCGAAAAGCTGCTCCGCGAGCGTCGCGAGTGGGAGAACGACCGCGTCGAGTTCTTCTCGTAA
- the ppk2 gene encoding polyphosphate kinase 2: MDPSDVRYKKSGKIKKKDYKRELDRLQEELVKLQRWIQEKDLKVCVIFEGRDAAGKGGVIKRIMRRLNPRVVRVEALGKPTEREQGQWYFQRYAERLPTEGEMVLFDRSWYNRAGVEQVMGFCTDEEYEEFLRTCPEFERMLVRSGMILIKYWFSISDEEQERRFRKRNQDKKKRWKLSPMDLEARARWAEYSRAKDEMFAHTDIEEAPWYVVQADVKKHARLNCITHLLDQIPYEDLTPDPIELPPREERGEYERPPIEDQTWIPAVYGSNPVDD, translated from the coding sequence ATGGATCCATCCGACGTTCGGTACAAAAAGAGTGGGAAAATCAAGAAGAAAGACTACAAGCGCGAACTCGACCGCCTCCAAGAAGAACTGGTGAAGCTCCAGCGCTGGATCCAGGAGAAGGACCTGAAAGTCTGTGTCATCTTCGAGGGGCGCGACGCCGCAGGGAAAGGTGGCGTCATCAAACGGATCATGCGCCGGCTCAACCCACGGGTCGTCCGGGTCGAGGCGCTGGGCAAGCCCACCGAACGCGAGCAGGGACAGTGGTACTTCCAGCGGTACGCCGAGCGGCTTCCCACGGAGGGGGAGATGGTGCTGTTCGACCGCAGTTGGTACAACCGCGCGGGCGTCGAGCAGGTGATGGGGTTTTGTACCGACGAGGAGTACGAGGAGTTCCTCCGCACCTGCCCGGAGTTCGAGCGGATGCTCGTTCGTTCGGGGATGATCCTCATCAAGTACTGGTTCTCGATCAGCGACGAGGAACAGGAGCGGCGCTTCCGCAAGCGGAACCAGGACAAGAAAAAGCGGTGGAAGCTCAGCCCGATGGACCTCGAAGCCCGCGCCCGGTGGGCGGAGTACTCGCGGGCGAAAGACGAGATGTTCGCACACACGGACATCGAGGAGGCGCCGTGGTACGTCGTCCAAGCCGACGTGAAGAAACACGCCCGGCTCAACTGCATCACGCACCTGCTCGACCAGATCCCGTACGAGGATCTGACGCCCGACCCCATCGAGCTCCCCCCGCGCGAGGAGCGCGGGGAGTACGAGCGCCCGCCGATCGAAGACCAGACGTGGATCCCGGCCGTCTACGGCTCGAACCCCGTCGACGACTGA
- a CDS encoding PAS domain-containing sensor histidine kinase — protein MSDLAPEIYEAVFYSIENPALVIDFEFRIRDANAAAADFLRYESRETLIGTPVTEILVDDTILEDVAEQIMCDEQWAGECELLTADNRVFYGMGSAVPIEVGGETEMLAGVFTDLTERRRHTRALRILNRVLRHNIRNDINVVVGHVEQLAAQVDDETAQESVSKIRKRLGGVIDSADTARDLEHLLNAQERAVVSTLPLGETLRPVIERAEREFDARFEYADACEPAHVVANDTVRRVLWEVLENAVEHNTSSEPVVEVSFDVQEERVVVSVADNGPGVFESRHEMIFGREEIDQVHHGNGFSLFFVDQVMKTYGGDVWVESNEPHGAVFKLEFTRAW, from the coding sequence ATGTCTGATCTCGCACCCGAAATCTACGAGGCGGTGTTTTACTCCATCGAGAACCCGGCACTGGTGATTGACTTCGAATTTCGAATCCGCGACGCCAACGCCGCAGCCGCCGACTTCCTCCGTTACGAGAGCCGCGAGACCCTCATCGGGACCCCGGTGACGGAGATCCTCGTCGACGACACGATCCTCGAGGACGTCGCCGAACAGATCATGTGCGACGAGCAGTGGGCCGGCGAGTGCGAACTGCTGACGGCCGACAACCGAGTCTTCTACGGCATGGGGTCGGCAGTCCCCATCGAGGTCGGCGGGGAGACGGAGATGCTCGCGGGCGTCTTCACCGATCTGACCGAACGGCGTCGGCACACGCGCGCGCTCCGCATCCTCAACCGGGTCCTCCGCCACAACATCCGCAACGACATCAACGTCGTCGTGGGACACGTCGAACAGCTCGCCGCGCAGGTGGACGACGAGACCGCCCAAGAGTCCGTCTCGAAGATCCGAAAGCGCCTGGGTGGCGTCATCGACAGCGCCGACACCGCTCGCGACCTCGAACACCTGCTCAACGCCCAGGAGCGGGCGGTCGTCAGCACCCTCCCCCTCGGCGAGACCCTCCGGCCGGTCATCGAGCGCGCGGAGCGGGAGTTCGACGCCCGCTTCGAGTACGCCGACGCGTGCGAGCCGGCACACGTCGTCGCCAACGACACCGTCCGCCGGGTTCTCTGGGAGGTGCTCGAGAACGCGGTCGAGCACAACACCTCGTCGGAGCCCGTCGTCGAGGTGTCGTTCGACGTCCAGGAGGAACGGGTCGTCGTCAGCGTCGCCGACAACGGTCCCGGCGTCTTCGAGAGCCGCCACGAGATGATCTTCGGCCGCGAGGAGATCGATCAGGTCCACCACGGCAACGGGTTCAGCCTCTTCTTCGTCGATCAGGTGATGAAGACGTACGGCGGTGACGTGTGGGTCGAGTCGAACGAGCCCCACGGGGCGGTGTTCAAACTGGAGTTCACGCGCGCGTGGTGA
- a CDS encoding TrmB family transcriptional regulator, translating into MTQLAAPTTQSTTVDPLPSAIDSASAKLVYLYLDTVGPTTITELSAALDMRMLGLYSVLDTLASDGLVDSEGETYFLA; encoded by the coding sequence ATGACGCAACTCGCCGCCCCCACGACGCAGTCGACGACCGTCGACCCGCTCCCGTCCGCCATCGACTCCGCCAGCGCGAAGCTGGTCTACCTCTATCTCGACACCGTCGGTCCGACGACGATCACGGAGCTATCGGCAGCGCTCGACATGCGGATGCTCGGCCTCTACAGCGTCCTCGACACTCTCGCGAGCGACGGACTCGTCGACTCCGAGGGCGAGACGTACTTCCTGGCCTGA
- a CDS encoding diacylglycerol/lipid kinase family protein: protein MQVGSRQCVLNPQSGTADHADYVRRLMGARGFAVDETESKAHAIELGREAGRDGVSTLAVCGGDGTVNDVLRGVYEVGAVEEITLAVVPTGTANLLAGTVGIRGVDHGIEVADTGSVRGVDLGVAADHPFVVSAIAGLPADASTATSDALKERFGTLAFLLSGARETLAFDGLDIHVSTDGETVFDGSALSVLVGNARKFVEEGGQAAMEDGRFDVAVVEEMPPPTAVAEAVAHRLLARGTEGVTHLRAGSVTIESAEPITFSLDGELKRHDRLSLCVRPGALDLRVGKGYEPTP from the coding sequence ATGCAGGTCGGCTCCCGTCAGTGCGTGCTCAACCCCCAGAGCGGGACGGCCGACCACGCCGACTACGTCCGTCGGCTGATGGGTGCGCGCGGCTTCGCGGTCGACGAGACCGAGAGCAAGGCCCACGCGATCGAACTCGGTCGCGAGGCCGGTCGGGACGGCGTCTCGACGCTCGCCGTCTGCGGCGGCGACGGCACTGTCAACGACGTCCTCAGAGGTGTGTACGAGGTCGGTGCCGTCGAGGAGATCACCCTCGCCGTCGTCCCGACCGGCACGGCGAACCTCCTCGCGGGGACGGTCGGGATCCGCGGCGTCGACCACGGCATCGAGGTGGCCGACACCGGCTCCGTGCGGGGCGTCGACCTCGGCGTCGCGGCCGACCACCCGTTCGTCGTCTCGGCGATCGCGGGGCTCCCGGCCGACGCCAGCACCGCGACTTCCGACGCGCTGAAAGAGCGGTTCGGCACGCTCGCGTTTCTCCTGTCGGGCGCACGCGAGACGCTGGCGTTCGACGGCCTCGACATCCACGTCTCGACCGACGGCGAGACGGTCTTCGACGGGTCAGCGCTGTCGGTGCTCGTCGGCAACGCCCGGAAGTTCGTCGAGGAGGGCGGGCAGGCCGCCATGGAGGACGGCCGCTTCGACGTCGCCGTCGTCGAGGAGATGCCGCCGCCGACCGCCGTCGCCGAAGCGGTCGCCCACCGGCTGCTCGCCAGGGGGACCGAGGGCGTCACGCACCTCCGCGCGGGATCGGTGACGATCGAGAGCGCGGAGCCGATCACGTTCAGCCTCGACGGCGAACTGAAACGACACGACCGCCTCTCGCTGTGCGTCCGCCCGGGGGCGCTCGACCTCCGCGTCGGCAAGGGATACGAGCCGACCCCGTAG
- a CDS encoding MFS transporter: MTESAERASVTAASTDRGARDRWLLVAGASLVSVALGAYEISPASVTPLIRESTGVGPAGAGLVVSAMFGTAVVASLPVGAVLDRVDSRRAVAVAVASLFVAGAWGWFAGERGDYGSLLASRVLGGIGYVVVWNAAIDMVSEAVAPERRATAVGVFTASGPVGFALGQSTAPLIAARFGWPAIFVAFNGLSLVGLALFWPTSRGLGAVGGEDPPTLAELGGVLRLRAVWLVGSLGFLGYSIYLFVNSWAPSYLVETQGLSLGVSGLLVAVFPAIGILSRVSSGLVSDRLFDGRRRPVVVASFVVATPLVASFAVVESVALLVAVLLVAGFAIQLTLGLSFAYARELVASRVGATAVAFQTSVGLAGAFVAPIAGGALIETWGYVAAFAAASVLAGLGVVLAWRAPEP, from the coding sequence GTGACAGAGAGCGCCGAGCGCGCGTCAGTGACGGCGGCGTCGACCGACCGCGGGGCCCGCGACCGATGGCTCCTCGTCGCCGGGGCGAGCCTCGTCTCCGTCGCCCTCGGCGCGTACGAGATCTCGCCGGCCAGCGTGACGCCGCTCATCCGCGAGTCGACGGGTGTGGGCCCGGCGGGCGCGGGACTGGTGGTGAGCGCCATGTTCGGGACGGCGGTGGTCGCGAGCCTGCCGGTCGGGGCGGTGCTCGACCGGGTGGACTCCCGGCGCGCGGTGGCGGTCGCCGTCGCCTCGCTGTTCGTCGCCGGCGCGTGGGGCTGGTTCGCCGGCGAACGCGGCGACTACGGCTCGCTGTTGGCTTCGCGGGTGCTCGGCGGGATCGGCTACGTCGTCGTCTGGAACGCCGCGATCGACATGGTGAGCGAGGCCGTCGCCCCGGAGCGACGAGCGACCGCCGTCGGTGTCTTCACCGCCAGCGGCCCCGTCGGCTTCGCGCTGGGCCAGAGCACCGCCCCGTTGATCGCCGCGCGCTTCGGCTGGCCGGCCATCTTCGTCGCGTTCAACGGGCTCTCGCTCGTCGGACTGGCGCTGTTCTGGCCGACCAGCCGGGGACTCGGCGCGGTCGGCGGCGAGGACCCGCCAACGCTGGCTGAACTCGGCGGTGTCCTCCGCCTGCGAGCCGTCTGGCTCGTCGGCAGTCTCGGGTTTCTCGGCTACTCGATCTACCTGTTCGTCAACAGCTGGGCTCCCTCGTACCTCGTCGAGACGCAGGGGCTCTCGCTCGGCGTCAGTGGCCTGCTCGTCGCGGTGTTCCCCGCGATCGGGATCCTCTCACGGGTCAGCAGCGGCCTGGTCTCCGACCGGCTGTTCGACGGCCGGCGCCGCCCGGTCGTCGTCGCCTCGTTCGTCGTCGCGACCCCGCTGGTGGCGAGTTTCGCCGTGGTCGAGTCGGTGGCGCTGCTCGTCGCCGTGCTGCTCGTCGCTGGGTTCGCGATCCAGCTGACCCTGGGGCTGTCGTTCGCGTACGCCCGCGAACTCGTCGCGTCGCGGGTCGGCGCGACGGCGGTGGCGTTCCAGACGAGCGTCGGTCTCGCGGGGGCGTTCGTCGCCCCGATCGCGGGCGGCGCGCTCATCGAGACGTGGGGGTACGTGGCGGCGTTCGCCGCCGCGAGCGTGCTCGCCGGCCTCGGCGTCGTACTCGCGTGGCGCGCGCCCGAGCCGTGA
- a CDS encoding ABC transporter ATP-binding protein — protein sequence MTRSPPLDLAGVTKRYDSGSETIEALSDVDLAVAAGEFLAVVGPSGSGKSTMLNVLGLLDAPTEGVVRLHGRDVTTLSDRELTDARRTAIGFVFQDFHLVPTLTAAENVELPTLFAHDPEGMARARDLLRRVGLGDRLDHRPKELSGGQQQRVAIARALVNEPAVVLADEPTGNLDRETGRAVLEELREICDEGVAVVGVTHDPLVTEYADRVVELVDGHLRVVGEDDDSVAGTDATNLAGVVDHGGIDTDGGDDPRDPTPEPGDGRREGTDAADDRVQRGDEP from the coding sequence ATGACCCGCTCGCCCCCGCTCGACCTCGCGGGCGTCACCAAGCGGTACGACAGCGGAAGCGAGACCATCGAGGCGCTGTCGGACGTGGACCTCGCCGTCGCCGCCGGGGAGTTCCTCGCCGTGGTCGGTCCCTCGGGCTCGGGGAAGTCGACGATGCTGAACGTGCTCGGCCTGCTCGACGCGCCCACCGAGGGCGTCGTCCGCCTGCACGGCCGGGACGTCACGACGCTGTCGGACCGCGAACTCACGGACGCCCGCCGGACGGCCATCGGCTTCGTCTTCCAGGACTTCCACCTCGTGCCGACGCTCACGGCCGCGGAGAACGTCGAACTCCCGACGCTGTTCGCCCACGATCCCGAGGGGATGGCCCGCGCACGCGACCTGCTCCGGCGGGTGGGACTCGGCGACCGCCTCGACCACCGACCCAAAGAGCTGAGCGGCGGCCAGCAACAGCGCGTCGCCATCGCCCGCGCGCTCGTCAACGAGCCCGCGGTCGTCCTCGCGGACGAACCCACCGGCAACCTCGACCGGGAGACGGGTCGCGCCGTCCTCGAAGAGCTCCGGGAGATCTGCGACGAGGGCGTCGCCGTCGTCGGCGTGACGCACGACCCGCTCGTCACCGAGTACGCCGACCGGGTCGTCGAACTCGTCGACGGCCACCTCCGGGTGGTCGGCGAGGACGACGACTCCGTCGCCGGCACCGACGCCACGAACCTGGCGGGGGTCGTCGACCACGGGGGGATCGACACCGATGGGGGCGATGACCCACGCGATCCCACGCCCGAGCCGGGCGACGGACGCCGCGAGGGGACTGACGCCGCGGACGACCGCGTCCAGCGGGGAGACGAACCGTGA